In Fluviispira sanaruensis, a genomic segment contains:
- a CDS encoding DUF423 domain-containing protein, with amino-acid sequence MFYPKIFSILGFFAVALGAFGAHGIKEKVSAAHMENWKTATLYLFIHVLAGLLSFYMTHKKRSQLFFLLGCIIFSGSLFLLVILNLPILGAVTPVGGVCFMLGWIFLFNDINIKK; translated from the coding sequence ATGTTTTACCCAAAAATATTTTCTATTTTAGGATTTTTTGCTGTTGCTCTTGGTGCTTTTGGTGCGCATGGTATAAAAGAAAAAGTTTCTGCTGCACATATGGAAAATTGGAAGACTGCTACACTTTATCTTTTTATTCATGTTCTTGCTGGTTTATTATCATTTTATATGACTCATAAGAAAAGATCTCAATTATTTTTTTTATTAGGATGTATTATATTTTCAGGTTCATTATTTTTATTAGTTATATTAAATCTACCTATACTTGGTGCAGTGACTCCAGTAGGTGGAGTCTGTTTTATGTTAGGTTGGATCTTTTTGTTTAATGATATAAACATAAAAAAATAA
- a CDS encoding APC family permease, with protein sequence MDQNKTNKNKTEDQSHPFISKLSYFLTKSFHVKNDTSPKKVEKTHHWFSVLCLTGVDYFSTLAYQPGIALLAVAVLAPFATLLLVLLTLFGAVPTYIEVAKRSYTGQGSIAMLENLLAGWSGKFVVLALIAFAVTDFFITMTLSASDAASHIIENPLINVYLGHSSLNIAICLIILLGIVFFIGFKEAINVAIASTIPFLLLTLIVLAKSTFVIYQDPVLIYEWISNPIFKVDWLGLFCISALAFPKLALGLSGFETGVAVMPLIQNGKGVEANQRPPVKRIEGTRKLLVCSAVIMSVYLIASSIVTSILLKQSQVMDGAEASGRALSFLAHKYVGNVFGTVYDISTIIILWFAGASAMAGLLNVIPRYLPRFGMAPRWVEMRRPLVVLITVICLIILIIFKANVNAQAGAYATGVLALILSASVAVALSVRKEAILQKNFKIRLKSYYFWLVSAVFAFTLIDNVNSRPDGLIIAFVFFLAILFASAVSRWRRAFELRVESHKFMNDESIALWSTITDKKVNLVPISSGDKAWFKRKEEKIKKNYKCTEPLAFLAVTLRDDRSEFVAPLFIKVTKMEDNSENYFIEVSGAVAIPNTVAYISEQIDPIAIYLGLARKNAMEQAIFYVLFGEGEIGIITYKVLVQYWESTEEDDIRPVIFLMSE encoded by the coding sequence ATGGATCAGAATAAAACGAATAAGAATAAAACAGAGGATCAATCGCATCCTTTTATTTCAAAATTATCTTATTTTCTAACGAAAAGTTTCCATGTTAAAAATGATACATCGCCCAAAAAAGTCGAAAAAACACATCATTGGTTCAGTGTGTTGTGCCTTACGGGGGTGGATTATTTTTCGACCTTAGCCTATCAGCCGGGAATTGCTTTGTTGGCTGTGGCGGTGCTTGCTCCTTTTGCCACACTCTTACTTGTATTGCTTACACTATTTGGAGCTGTCCCAACATATATTGAAGTTGCGAAACGCTCATATACAGGGCAAGGCTCGATCGCAATGTTAGAAAATTTGTTGGCTGGGTGGAGTGGTAAATTTGTTGTACTTGCTTTAATTGCTTTTGCAGTGACAGATTTTTTTATTACGATGACTCTCTCTGCCTCCGATGCAGCTTCACATATAATAGAAAATCCACTTATAAATGTTTATTTAGGTCATTCATCATTAAATATTGCAATTTGTCTCATTATATTATTAGGCATTGTTTTTTTTATAGGCTTCAAAGAAGCAATAAATGTTGCAATAGCAAGTACGATTCCATTTTTATTATTAACTTTAATTGTTTTAGCTAAGTCAACATTTGTTATTTATCAAGACCCTGTTTTGATCTATGAATGGATTTCTAATCCTATTTTTAAAGTGGATTGGCTTGGGCTTTTTTGTATTTCTGCTTTGGCTTTTCCAAAACTTGCACTTGGCTTAAGTGGTTTTGAGACAGGTGTTGCTGTTATGCCTCTTATCCAAAATGGGAAAGGAGTAGAAGCCAATCAAAGGCCTCCTGTAAAAAGAATTGAAGGAACGCGTAAGTTATTAGTTTGTTCTGCAGTCATTATGTCTGTGTATCTTATTGCTTCAAGTATCGTAACATCCATTTTATTAAAACAATCTCAGGTGATGGATGGTGCGGAAGCCTCAGGCAGAGCTCTGTCTTTTTTAGCACATAAATATGTTGGAAATGTCTTTGGGACCGTATATGATATTAGTACAATAATAATTTTATGGTTTGCCGGTGCTTCCGCTATGGCAGGGTTATTAAATGTAATTCCTCGCTATTTACCAAGGTTCGGCATGGCTCCGCGTTGGGTAGAAATGCGCAGACCTTTGGTGGTCTTAATCACCGTAATCTGTCTTATCATTCTGATTATTTTCAAGGCCAATGTAAATGCTCAAGCTGGGGCATATGCGACAGGCGTTCTTGCATTGATTTTATCTGCATCCGTAGCAGTTGCTCTTTCAGTAAGAAAAGAAGCTATTTTACAGAAAAATTTTAAAATCCGACTTAAATCTTATTACTTTTGGCTTGTATCAGCCGTATTTGCTTTCACATTAATCGATAATGTGAATTCTCGACCTGATGGTCTGATCATTGCATTTGTTTTCTTTCTTGCTATTTTATTTGCAAGTGCAGTCAGTCGTTGGCGGAGAGCATTTGAACTGAGAGTTGAATCCCATAAATTTATGAATGATGAATCCATTGCTTTGTGGTCAACTATTACAGACAAAAAAGTCAATTTAGTCCCTATTTCTTCAGGTGATAAAGCATGGTTTAAGCGGAAAGAAGAAAAAATTAAAAAGAATTATAAATGCACTGAACCCCTCGCCTTTCTTGCTGTTACATTAAGAGATGATAGAAGTGAATTTGTCGCTCCTTTATTTATTAAAGTTACAAAAATGGAAGACAATTCAGAGAACTATTTTATTGAAGTCAGTGGTGCGGTCGCTATTCCAAATACAGTGGCATATATAAGTGAGCAAATAGATCCCATAGCTATCTATTTAGGACTGGCAAGAAAAAATGCGATGGAACAGGCAATATTTTATGTCCTCTTTGGAGAAGGAGAAATAGGGATAATCACTTATAAAGTTCTTGTTCAGTATTGGGAGTCAACTGAGGAAGATGATATTAGGCCTGTGATCTTTTTAATGTCGGAATAA
- the prpB gene encoding methylisocitrate lyase: MLFPECTPNEKRKNLRVALKTGKLLQFPGSWSPLISMAIEKQNFDGIYISGSVISNDLGYPDIGMTTLSEVAQRGRQIARTSILPTIIDIDTGFGEPMNVTRSVQEMIEMGLAGCHIEDQMNPKRCGHLDGKSIIGQEEMLRKVKAAVHGKKLDKNFFIIARTDARATEGLDKAIERAKAYVDAGAECIFIEALENEKEFELFRKAISAPLLVNMTEFGKSKLFTYNQLSNLGYNIVIYPVTAFRLAMKASIDGLLEIKNKGTQEEILGKMQHRKDLYSLTKYEDYNEFDQDIFNFKLKN; this comes from the coding sequence ATGCTTTTCCCCGAATGCACACCAAATGAAAAAAGAAAGAACCTGCGAGTTGCGCTGAAAACAGGCAAACTCTTGCAATTCCCAGGATCCTGGTCTCCCTTAATCAGTATGGCTATTGAAAAGCAAAACTTTGATGGAATCTACATATCTGGTTCAGTTATTTCAAATGATCTCGGTTATCCCGACATTGGCATGACCACATTAAGTGAAGTCGCCCAGCGCGGACGCCAAATAGCGCGCACAAGCATACTGCCAACGATCATCGATATCGACACGGGCTTTGGTGAACCCATGAATGTCACGCGATCTGTGCAAGAAATGATAGAGATGGGACTGGCTGGTTGCCATATTGAAGATCAAATGAATCCCAAACGCTGCGGACATTTAGATGGAAAATCCATTATCGGACAAGAAGAGATGCTTAGAAAAGTAAAAGCCGCAGTCCATGGGAAAAAACTTGATAAGAATTTTTTTATTATCGCCCGCACCGATGCGCGCGCAACAGAAGGACTCGACAAGGCAATTGAACGGGCAAAAGCTTATGTCGACGCAGGTGCTGAATGTATTTTTATAGAAGCACTTGAGAATGAAAAAGAATTTGAATTATTTCGCAAAGCAATCTCTGCTCCACTTCTAGTCAATATGACAGAGTTCGGAAAGTCAAAATTATTCACTTACAACCAACTTTCCAATCTTGGATATAATATTGTTATTTATCCAGTTACAGCATTTCGTTTAGCGATGAAAGCATCTATCGATGGTTTACTGGAAATCAAAAATAAAGGAACACAAGAAGAGATACTAGGCAAAATGCAACACAGAAAAGATTTATATTCTCTGACAAAATATGAAGATTATAACGAATTTGATCAAGATATATTTAATTTTAAATTAAAAAATTAA
- a CDS encoding MmgE/PrpD family protein, which yields MKKHLVRVHQSKEKIERKDQLAWKIAEIASDSNKLNNNVLDMVINRIIDNASVAVASLNRTPVATARAMAIAHPRKNGATVFGMPNTLNFDCEWAAWANGTAVRELDFHDTFLAADYSHPGDNIPPILSVAQQMNKSGKDLLKGIITGYEVHVNLVKAICLHEFKKDHIAHLCPAQAAGVGALLELPTEIIFQAVQQAVHVSFTTRQSRKGEISSWKAFAPAHAGKLAIEAVDRAMRGEGGPSPIYEGEDSVIAYMLKGKEAVYEVPLPEIGEEKLAILETYTKEHSAEYQSQALIDLARKMKQKITNYEDIDSIQIYTSHHTHYVIGTGANDPQKMDPSASRETLDHSIMYIFAVALQDGTWHHIHSYERERAQRADTIRLWHKISTIEDPEWTRKYHEQDANKKQFGGRVEITFKNGETLIDQLGVADAHPNGSRPFQRKNYIDKFDTLTEEIITKAERNRFISLVENLADLTKEEIKQLNVQVDINNLNHNAQTKGIF from the coding sequence ATGAAAAAACACCTTGTTCGCGTCCATCAGTCAAAAGAAAAAATTGAAAGAAAAGATCAACTCGCTTGGAAAATTGCAGAAATAGCGTCTGATTCAAATAAATTGAATAACAATGTTTTAGATATGGTAATAAATAGAATAATCGACAACGCATCTGTGGCCGTTGCATCCCTCAACAGAACTCCTGTTGCCACAGCACGCGCTATGGCTATTGCCCATCCTAGAAAAAATGGGGCAACTGTCTTTGGAATGCCAAATACACTCAATTTCGACTGCGAATGGGCCGCTTGGGCGAATGGAACGGCCGTTCGCGAACTCGATTTTCATGATACATTTTTAGCTGCCGATTATTCACATCCGGGCGACAATATCCCTCCTATTTTATCTGTAGCTCAACAAATGAATAAATCAGGAAAAGATCTCCTAAAAGGAATCATTACGGGCTATGAAGTTCATGTAAATCTTGTAAAAGCAATTTGTCTGCATGAATTTAAAAAAGATCATATTGCACACCTATGCCCCGCTCAAGCTGCAGGAGTTGGCGCACTGCTTGAACTCCCGACTGAGATTATTTTTCAAGCTGTCCAACAAGCCGTGCACGTTTCATTTACGACCCGCCAATCGCGCAAAGGTGAAATCTCCTCATGGAAAGCATTTGCACCTGCGCACGCAGGAAAATTAGCTATTGAAGCAGTTGATCGTGCTATGCGCGGCGAGGGGGGGCCATCACCTATTTATGAGGGTGAAGATTCAGTCATAGCTTATATGTTAAAAGGTAAAGAAGCCGTTTATGAAGTCCCTTTGCCTGAAATTGGTGAAGAAAAATTAGCTATTTTAGAAACATATACAAAAGAGCACTCAGCAGAGTACCAATCACAGGCACTCATCGATCTGGCACGCAAAATGAAACAGAAAATTACAAATTATGAAGATATTGATAGTATTCAAATTTATACATCACATCACACGCATTATGTTATTGGTACAGGAGCAAATGATCCACAAAAAATGGATCCAAGTGCCTCACGCGAAACACTCGATCATTCCATCATGTATATTTTTGCAGTCGCTCTACAAGATGGCACTTGGCATCATATTCATTCTTACGAGCGTGAAAGAGCGCAAAGGGCTGATACAATTCGTTTGTGGCATAAGATTTCTACCATAGAAGATCCTGAGTGGACTCGCAAATATCACGAACAAGATGCAAATAAAAAACAATTTGGTGGACGTGTCGAAATCACTTTCAAAAATGGTGAAACGCTAATTGACCAACTCGGCGTAGCAGATGCCCATCCGAATGGATCACGCCCTTTTCAGAGAAAGAATTATATCGATAAGTTTGACACTTTAACTGAAGAAATCATAACTAAAGCAGAAAGAAACCGTTTTATTTCCCTCGTTGAAAATTTAGCGGATCTCACAAAAGAGGAAATCAAACAGCTAAATGTTCAAGTAGATATCAATAATTTAAATCATAATGCGCAAACAAAGGGGATTTTTTAA
- a CDS encoding bifunctional 2-methylcitrate synthase/citrate synthase — MNNLEDIGAQKNIHINPDYVPEPEKVNVKKGLEGVVIDTTKVSKVNPDSNSLIYRGYPVQDLAENCSFEEVAYLLLQGELPTLSQLKSFKETESQQRGISKTILNTLKSLPKETHPMDAIRTSVSILGCEDIKKDSSQSQDVNFEKAIQILAKIPTMVAAHYRLRQGKSVINPRTDLSFAENFFHMCFQEIPEKEIVKAFDVSLILYAEHSFNASTFTTRVVTSTQSDIYSATVAGIGALKGSLHGGANEQVMYMMLEIDDPNKAEKWMNDALVLKKKVMGFGHRVYKSGDSRVPTMKKYLQVVSDVKKELKWIKMYDALEKVMIEKKNIYPNLDFPTGPAYFMMGFDIDFFTPIFVIARTAGWSAHIIEQHNNNRLIRPLSEYVGEHQRKIIPLKERR; from the coding sequence ATGAACAATTTGGAAGATATAGGTGCTCAAAAAAATATTCATATCAATCCAGATTATGTTCCAGAACCAGAAAAAGTAAATGTAAAAAAAGGTTTAGAAGGAGTTGTAATAGATACAACCAAAGTTTCAAAAGTCAATCCAGACTCGAATTCGCTTATTTATAGAGGATATCCAGTTCAAGACTTAGCGGAAAATTGTTCTTTTGAAGAAGTGGCTTATCTTTTACTACAAGGGGAATTGCCAACTCTCAGTCAATTAAAATCTTTTAAAGAAACAGAAAGTCAGCAGAGAGGTATTTCTAAAACTATATTAAATACATTAAAATCGTTACCTAAAGAAACACATCCGATGGATGCTATTCGAACATCTGTTTCTATACTAGGGTGTGAAGATATAAAAAAAGACTCGAGTCAATCACAAGATGTTAATTTTGAGAAAGCAATACAAATTTTAGCAAAAATTCCAACTATGGTTGCAGCTCATTATCGCTTGCGCCAGGGCAAATCAGTTATAAATCCAAGAACAGATCTTTCATTTGCAGAAAATTTCTTCCATATGTGTTTTCAAGAAATACCTGAGAAAGAAATTGTAAAGGCTTTTGATGTTTCTTTAATTCTCTATGCTGAACACAGTTTCAATGCTTCGACTTTTACAACTCGTGTTGTTACTTCAACACAGTCAGATATTTATTCTGCGACAGTTGCAGGAATAGGTGCGTTGAAAGGCTCTTTGCATGGTGGAGCAAATGAACAAGTTATGTATATGATGCTTGAAATTGATGATCCAAATAAAGCTGAAAAATGGATGAATGATGCACTTGTTCTTAAAAAGAAGGTTATGGGTTTTGGTCATCGTGTTTATAAATCTGGTGATTCACGCGTTCCTACAATGAAAAAATATTTGCAAGTGGTCAGTGATGTAAAAAAAGAATTGAAATGGATTAAAATGTATGATGCTTTAGAAAAAGTTATGATTGAGAAAAAAAATATTTATCCTAATCTCGATTTTCCTACTGGGCCAGCATACTTTATGATGGGTTTTGATATCGATTTTTTTACACCTATTTTTGTAATAGCACGCACAGCTGGATGGTCTGCTCATATCATTGAGCAGCATAATAATAATAGACTTATTCGTCCTTTGAGTGAATACGTGGGTGAGCATCAGCGGAAAATAATTCCGCTAAAAGAACGGCGCTAA
- a CDS encoding cupin domain-containing protein, whose protein sequence is MYKSRLVIIDNIINNTSSVVEDKNIEPTIELDDGHKITQLWYNEKTPCEPNGKRDQLEHFNFNIKPGAVHFIKTIFPPFSKIEAYAKENSCTIDADSYGFHSTTTIDFAVVIKGQMQLTTENGIVKLNEGDCLVQKATVHGWINIGSEPAVMAFVMLGAYVPDSFIIKSFQDPISGKKI, encoded by the coding sequence ATGTATAAATCAAGGCTTGTTATCATCGATAATATAATAAATAATACTTCTTCTGTCGTAGAAGACAAAAATATTGAACCTACAATTGAATTAGATGATGGGCATAAAATAACTCAACTTTGGTATAATGAAAAAACACCTTGTGAGCCAAATGGTAAAAGGGATCAATTAGAACATTTTAATTTTAATATCAAACCAGGAGCAGTGCACTTTATTAAAACTATATTTCCACCATTTTCCAAAATAGAAGCATATGCAAAGGAAAACTCTTGCACGATCGATGCGGATTCATATGGATTTCATAGCACAACAACGATTGATTTTGCAGTTGTCATTAAAGGGCAAATGCAACTGACGACAGAGAATGGAATTGTAAAATTAAATGAAGGAGATTGTTTGGTACAAAAAGCAACTGTTCATGGTTGGATCAATATAGGTTCTGAGCCCGCTGTCATGGCGTTTGTTATGCTAGGAGCATATGTACCAGATTCATTTATAATAAAATCATTCCAAGATCCTATTTCAGGGAAAAAAATATAA
- a CDS encoding aminotransferase class I/II-fold pyridoxal phosphate-dependent enzyme: MNMKLYEENWQKKKIVNAKNHQRKAFEYINDSVVVKREKGRKIYLESNEKLIDFASCSYFGLDLDERIINASQNDIENFGVNFAIARTRLRVKSFVILEELLQEIFCNSFVTLFSSLHLTHLGFIPLLGSGEMPSFPVKKNGVYFIVDKTAHASIQINRGLMEQFGIVSVVDFQEEKALSEAFSFAYKNDMTPISFSDSIGSMGGMAPLTLLFKLAEEYNGYVYLDDAHGTSIYGKNGCGYVLDYLKNKFPLRLILCSSLSKGFGANAAALSLPTYEDKETVKQFCTPYLFSNPPALSVVNAAIKSAEIHLSKELTELQNQLWENVSYFDSLVESERVINRNLLIPIRGLLIGNEEKAIFCAKTLRENGFFVLTAMYPTVAKGKSMLRFAFAADHKKEEIFKFCNIINEFKLNS; encoded by the coding sequence ATGAATATGAAATTATATGAAGAAAATTGGCAAAAGAAAAAGATAGTCAATGCAAAAAATCATCAAAGAAAAGCTTTTGAATATATAAATGATTCAGTTGTTGTTAAGAGGGAAAAGGGTAGAAAAATATATTTAGAGAGTAACGAGAAGCTAATAGACTTCGCATCATGTTCCTATTTTGGGCTAGATTTAGATGAAAGAATAATTAATGCATCACAAAATGATATAGAAAACTTTGGGGTAAATTTTGCGATAGCAAGAACGAGATTAAGGGTAAAAAGCTTTGTTATACTAGAAGAATTACTACAGGAAATATTTTGTAATTCATTTGTTACTTTGTTTTCCTCTTTGCATTTGACTCATCTTGGTTTCATTCCACTGTTGGGATCTGGGGAAATGCCAAGCTTCCCAGTGAAAAAAAATGGAGTCTATTTTATAGTAGATAAAACAGCCCATGCATCAATCCAGATCAATAGAGGACTTATGGAACAATTTGGAATTGTGTCTGTTGTCGATTTTCAAGAGGAGAAAGCATTATCTGAAGCATTTTCTTTTGCTTATAAAAATGATATGACACCGATTTCCTTCTCTGACAGCATAGGCTCTATGGGTGGTATGGCGCCTCTTACCCTTCTTTTTAAACTAGCAGAAGAATATAATGGTTATGTCTATCTAGATGATGCACATGGCACTTCAATTTACGGGAAGAATGGGTGTGGATACGTTCTTGATTATTTAAAAAATAAGTTTCCTTTAAGACTTATATTGTGTTCATCCTTGTCAAAGGGATTTGGGGCTAATGCAGCTGCTCTTTCACTTCCAACTTACGAAGATAAGGAAACAGTTAAGCAATTTTGTACACCTTATCTTTTTAGCAATCCCCCTGCCCTATCAGTAGTGAATGCAGCCATTAAATCTGCAGAGATTCATCTCTCAAAAGAATTAACAGAACTACAAAATCAATTGTGGGAAAATGTGAGTTACTTTGATTCCTTAGTTGAGAGTGAAAGAGTTATCAATAGAAATTTATTGATTCCTATTCGTGGATTATTGATAGGAAATGAAGAAAAAGCTATATTTTGTGCAAAAACCTTAAGGGAAAATGGATTTTTTGTCTTAACTGCGATGTATCCAACTGTAGCTAAAGGCAAAAGTATGTTGAGGTTTGCGTTTGCTGCAGATCATAAAAAAGAGGAGATCTTTAAGTTTTGTAATATAATTAATGAGTTTAAATTAAATTCTTGA
- a CDS encoding DNA topoisomerase 3 — protein sequence MDKASKWLVVTEKPSVAGDLAKALGGFEKKGDHYESPKYYITWAVGHLLELLEPEELDPKYKRWLLQDLPILPQEFQYKPKKGQTERLNHIKSLAKKSDVTGIINACDAGREGELIFREIYDYCGINKTFKRIWLQSMTPEAIRKEFQTLKSGHDYDNLGDAARCRAESDWLIGMNATRAVTKRLKTRNTKGVWSVGRVQTPTLALIAKRELDYLKHRPEPYFNLEGRFSTPTHEYSGLWYDPKFKKPQAADDDESIISREKEDRIFSQQKLDEILKNFNDNKSQAKASETRKESKEIAPQLFDLTLLQREANRKFGMPASRTLQAAQRLYEKHKLLTYPRTDSRYLPEDYVENVKNILKEYSAIPTEYSKACQKILKHGMLNKDRVFNNKHVSDHFAIIPTGQFPSEKLDGDDARIFDLVLKRFIAAFMPHAIWAKVERITFVGEQNFRTRVQDLQEPGWREVYGLDSEEESKLPKLNEKNPDALTPVQTEGVDPIQNATKPPPRYTEAKLLSLMEHCGKSVVDEEIAEVLKDKGIGTPATRADIIENLISKEYVSRYGKALRATSKGIRLVDVLSRIPIDILSKVDLTGEIEAGLRKMEKGQEKRSEFMQNMFDFTSTIVDKARSFEYDAIYKNDPPLGSCPVCKIGKVNEGFWGYKCSRAGNSKEVTPDQCSFIIWKEKNQRYIDRSVVEEVLQKQIVGPFEFSNSTGTSHYDEFLTISPQKGIIFCTEKGEAKESATGYDAVVLHEELLSETFLKMPGTVKVTEMAYLCEFGNLPTEAPEEINKPKRKSKKASSEDTEKKKKVTKPKKVKRLISRMPRILCGREMSLDDYKSFILTGSTPPISDFKSKKGRPFAAALHLKENGNFEFKFVSRKALLGEDTSENKPKKTAKKATSKAKVVKKSKKADSLSETEV from the coding sequence ATGGATAAAGCTTCAAAGTGGCTCGTCGTTACAGAAAAACCATCCGTCGCTGGTGATTTAGCAAAAGCACTTGGTGGATTTGAAAAAAAAGGCGACCACTATGAGTCTCCAAAATACTACATCACATGGGCCGTCGGCCATTTGCTTGAGCTGCTCGAACCAGAAGAGCTTGATCCCAAATACAAAAGATGGCTCTTACAGGATCTCCCAATTCTCCCACAAGAATTTCAATACAAACCTAAAAAAGGTCAAACAGAACGTTTGAATCATATTAAGAGTCTAGCAAAAAAATCTGACGTCACCGGAATTATAAATGCTTGCGATGCCGGTCGAGAAGGTGAACTCATTTTTCGTGAAATCTATGATTATTGCGGAATAAACAAGACTTTTAAGCGCATTTGGTTACAAAGTATGACTCCAGAAGCCATTCGCAAAGAGTTCCAGACCCTAAAATCTGGCCATGATTATGACAATTTAGGTGATGCCGCGCGTTGCCGAGCGGAGAGTGACTGGCTCATAGGTATGAATGCAACTCGAGCTGTTACGAAAAGACTGAAAACTCGTAATACAAAAGGGGTTTGGTCAGTTGGTAGAGTGCAAACGCCAACTCTAGCACTGATTGCTAAAAGAGAACTTGATTATTTAAAGCACCGACCAGAACCTTATTTTAATCTCGAAGGGCGCTTTTCTACACCAACTCACGAGTACTCTGGGCTTTGGTACGATCCTAAGTTTAAAAAACCTCAGGCAGCCGATGATGACGAGTCTATTATTTCGCGTGAGAAAGAAGACAGAATTTTTTCTCAACAAAAACTAGATGAAATTTTAAAAAATTTTAATGACAATAAATCTCAAGCTAAAGCCAGTGAAACACGCAAAGAATCGAAAGAAATTGCCCCCCAGCTCTTCGATCTGACTCTTTTACAAAGAGAGGCAAATAGAAAATTTGGCATGCCTGCTTCGCGAACACTCCAAGCAGCGCAAAGATTGTATGAAAAACATAAACTTTTAACGTATCCACGTACGGACTCACGCTATTTACCCGAAGATTATGTTGAAAATGTAAAGAATATTTTAAAAGAATATTCAGCAATTCCGACTGAATATTCTAAAGCCTGCCAAAAAATATTAAAACATGGCATGTTAAATAAAGACAGAGTTTTTAACAATAAGCACGTCTCAGACCACTTTGCTATTATTCCAACAGGTCAATTTCCTTCTGAAAAACTTGATGGTGACGATGCTCGTATTTTTGATCTCGTTTTGAAACGTTTTATTGCCGCATTTATGCCACATGCTATTTGGGCAAAAGTAGAGCGTATTACGTTTGTAGGAGAACAAAACTTTCGCACCCGCGTTCAAGATTTACAAGAACCTGGATGGCGCGAAGTCTATGGTCTCGACAGTGAAGAAGAAAGTAAACTTCCTAAATTAAATGAGAAAAACCCAGATGCACTAACGCCTGTGCAAACGGAAGGAGTTGATCCTATCCAAAATGCGACCAAACCTCCTCCTCGTTATACGGAAGCTAAGCTTTTATCTTTAATGGAGCACTGTGGAAAATCAGTGGTCGATGAAGAGATTGCTGAGGTGCTAAAAGACAAAGGGATCGGAACTCCTGCGACCCGTGCAGATATTATCGAAAATCTTATTTCAAAAGAATATGTCAGTCGTTACGGCAAGGCTTTGCGTGCAACTTCTAAAGGCATCCGCCTTGTCGACGTCCTGAGTCGTATTCCTATAGATATTCTCTCGAAAGTTGATCTCACTGGAGAAATCGAAGCTGGCTTACGTAAAATGGAAAAGGGACAAGAAAAGCGCTCTGAATTTATGCAAAATATGTTCGATTTTACTTCCACTATCGTCGATAAAGCAAGATCATTTGAGTATGATGCTATTTATAAAAACGATCCTCCACTCGGCTCGTGTCCTGTTTGCAAAATAGGTAAAGTCAATGAAGGATTTTGGGGTTATAAATGCAGCCGCGCTGGAAACAGCAAAGAAGTCACACCAGATCAATGCAGTTTCATCATTTGGAAAGAAAAAAATCAACGCTATATTGACCGCAGTGTCGTTGAAGAGGTTCTACAAAAACAAATTGTAGGTCCCTTTGAGTTTAGCAACTCAACAGGCACGTCTCATTATGATGAGTTCTTAACAATATCTCCACAAAAAGGAATTATTTTCTGTACTGAGAAAGGTGAAGCTAAGGAATCCGCTACAGGATACGATGCTGTCGTTCTTCATGAAGAGCTTTTAAGTGAAACTTTCTTAAAAATGCCTGGCACTGTTAAAGTGACAGAAATGGCCTATCTATGTGAATTTGGTAATCTTCCCACTGAAGCACCAGAAGAAATAAATAAGCCAAAGAGAAAATCGAAAAAAGCATCAAGCGAAGATACAGAAAAAAAGAAAAAGGTAACAAAACCCAAAAAAGTCAAACGCCTTATTTCAAGAATGCCACGTATTTTATGTGGTCGAGAAATGAGTTTAGATGATTATAAATCTTTTATTCTAACGGGTTCAACACCTCCCATTTCTGATTTTAAATCTAAAAAAGGACGACCATTTGCTGCTGCTTTACATTTAAAAGAGAATGGAAATTTTGAATTTAAATTTGTCTCACGTAAGGCATTGCTTGGAGAAGATACGTCAGAAAATAAGCCGAAGAAAACAGCAAAAAAAGCGACGAGTAAGGCTAAAGTAGTCAAAAAGTCAAAAAAAGCTGATAGTTTATCCGAAACTGAAGTATAA